In one Alnus glutinosa chromosome 14, dhAlnGlut1.1, whole genome shotgun sequence genomic region, the following are encoded:
- the LOC133856796 gene encoding NDR1/HIN1-like protein 13: protein MEGRVPPAGGDETDDNPLVGLPRQPPPPPLAFHSETYVIQVPKDQIYRIPPPENALIAERLCKPGKKNKKSRRCSFCLLLTGVILVVLALIGIAIATLYFVFNPKGPSFSVVQALVKNPKSSSTHKHSQPGYEISLRVKNRNEFMGIYYRSGGVATLSFKGKKIAKGKFPRSYQDMKKSTKIKVVLKGSNTTLPRQIDKSVKDKKSKLPIFLALNVKFQVKMKLGTIKTWIIDTDVACKFKVRKLGMGTKILWQKCQTEFES, encoded by the coding sequence ATGGAGGGGCGGGTTCCGCCTGCCGGAGGTGATGAAACCGATGACAATCCTCTCGTGGGACTACCGCGACAGCCACCGCCGCCTCCGCTTGCCTTCCACTCCGAAACCTACGTAATTCAAGTCCCTAAAGACCAAATTTATCGTATTCCGCCTCCTGAGAACGCCCTTATCGCCGAACGCCTCTGCAAACCAGGGAAGAAAAACAAGAAGTCACGACGTTGCTCCTTCTGCTTATTATTAACTGGGGTCATCCTTGTTGTTCTTGCTCTAATTGGGATTGCCATAGCAACATTGTACTTTGTGTTTAACCCTAAAGGTCCATCATTCTCTGTTGTGCAAGCCCTAGTCAAGAACCCTAAGTCTTCTTCCACTCATAAACATTCCCAGCCTGGTTACGAAATTTCCTTAAGGGTCAAGAATCGGAATGAATTTATGGGAATTTATTACAGAAGCGGCGGGGTTGCCACATTATCTTTCAAGGGCAAAAAGATTGCTAAGGGAAAATTTCCAAGGTCGTACCAGGACATGAAGAAATCTACAAAGATTAAGGTTGTCCTAAAAGGATCAAACACAACGTTGCCTCGCCAAATCGACAAGAGTGTGAAAGACAAGAAATCTAAGCTACCGATCTTTTTAGCTCTAAATGTGAAATTTCAGGTGAAGATGAAACTTGGTACCATTAAGACGTGGATTATTGATACCGACGTTGCATGTAAATTTAAGGTGAGAAAATTGGGGATGGGTACGAAGATCTTATGGCAAAAATGTCAGACAGAATTCGAGTCCTAG